One Sagittula stellata E-37 genomic window carries:
- a CDS encoding exodeoxyribonuclease VII small subunit → MSDQPVNEMSFEQAMAELERVVGALERGDVALEDSIKLYERGAELRKRCDQKLKEAEEKVAAITLDGDGNPVGTKPVEGL, encoded by the coding sequence ATGAGCGACCAACCTGTGAACGAGATGAGCTTTGAGCAGGCCATGGCAGAGCTGGAGCGTGTCGTGGGCGCACTGGAGCGTGGCGACGTGGCTTTGGAAGACTCGATCAAGCTGTATGAACGCGGCGCGGAATTGCGCAAGCGCTGCGACCAGAAGCTGAAGGAAGCCGAGGAAAAGGTCGCGGCGATCACGCTCGACGGCGACGGCAATCCCGTGGGGACGAAGCCGGTCGAGGGTCTCTGA
- a CDS encoding histone deacetylase family protein, with protein sequence MTTALITHADCLEHVTPDGHPERVARLEHVLHALQALDLHRVTAREATDEELRRVHPQRYIDRIVAAEPGQGIAQLDADTWMSRGSVRAARLAAGAGIQAVDMVMGGEAQNVFCATRPPGHHAETETPMGFCLFGTAALAAKHALDVHGLERVAVVDFDVHHGNGTQDLLWNEARSLFITSQQMPLWPGTGRPEERGAHDNVMNLPLPPESGGAEMRARYENDAFPRLRDFAPELLIISAGFDAHQDDPLANLNWTVDDFRWVTRALCDIAAETAGGRVVSTLEGGYDLAGLSASAKAHVEVLMEAGS encoded by the coding sequence ATGACGACCGCACTGATAACCCATGCCGATTGCCTTGAGCATGTGACACCGGATGGCCATCCGGAACGCGTGGCCCGGCTGGAACATGTCCTGCACGCGTTGCAGGCGCTCGACCTGCACCGCGTTACGGCGCGCGAAGCTACGGACGAGGAACTCCGCCGGGTGCATCCACAACGCTACATAGACCGGATCGTCGCGGCCGAACCCGGGCAGGGTATTGCCCAGCTGGATGCCGACACGTGGATGTCGAGGGGGTCCGTCCGGGCCGCACGGCTTGCGGCGGGGGCCGGGATCCAGGCTGTCGACATGGTCATGGGAGGCGAGGCGCAGAACGTCTTCTGCGCAACCCGCCCGCCGGGCCACCACGCGGAGACGGAAACGCCCATGGGCTTCTGTCTGTTCGGCACGGCGGCGCTTGCGGCGAAACATGCTCTGGATGTGCACGGGCTGGAACGGGTTGCGGTGGTCGATTTCGACGTGCACCACGGCAACGGCACGCAGGACCTGTTGTGGAACGAGGCGCGCAGCCTGTTCATCACCTCGCAGCAGATGCCGCTCTGGCCCGGTACGGGACGCCCCGAAGAACGCGGCGCGCACGACAACGTCATGAACCTGCCGTTGCCGCCCGAAAGCGGCGGCGCGGAAATGCGCGCCCGGTACGAGAACGATGCCTTTCCACGCCTTCGGGACTTTGCGCCGGAGTTGCTGATCATCTCGGCCGGGTTCGACGCGCACCAGGACGACCCGCTCGCCAACCTCAACTGGACCGTGGACGACTTCCGCTGGGTGACGCGTGCGCTGTGCGACATCGCGGCAGAGACGGCCGGCGGGCGCGTGGTCTCGACTTTGGAAGGCGGGTATGATCTTGCGGGCCTGAGTGCGTCGGCGAAGGCGCATGTCGAAGTCCTGATGGAGGCGGGTTCATGA
- a CDS encoding polyprenyl synthetase family protein codes for MTDAAGQERTGDIAPLGFEAALARAAELANGQISYALSGVPGPVAAAMRYAVEGGKALRAFMVIEGARLFDIDRQHAAPAAGAIEALHAYSLVHDDLPCMDDDDMRRGKPTVHRKWDETTAVLAGDALQALAFQLVTHTACPADRRLELVAGLATAAGLRGMVGGQARDIAAESAQTPLTLEEITALQAGKTGALISWSCGAGAVMAGQSTGPLRRYGDCLGLAFQIWDDVLDVEGDAATVGKAVGKDADRGKATFVSLLGMEGAKARAQELVHEACTSLDLYGDAADALRDAARFVISRRN; via the coding sequence ATGACGGACGCCGCCGGACAGGAGCGGACAGGGGACATTGCGCCGCTCGGGTTCGAGGCGGCGCTTGCCCGCGCCGCAGAGCTGGCGAACGGCCAGATTTCCTACGCCTTGTCGGGTGTGCCCGGGCCGGTGGCCGCGGCGATGCGCTATGCGGTCGAGGGCGGCAAGGCTCTGCGGGCCTTCATGGTGATCGAGGGCGCGCGACTGTTCGACATCGACCGGCAGCACGCGGCGCCTGCGGCGGGGGCCATCGAGGCATTGCACGCCTACAGTCTGGTTCACGACGATCTGCCGTGCATGGACGATGACGATATGCGGCGCGGAAAGCCGACCGTGCACCGCAAGTGGGACGAAACCACGGCGGTACTGGCCGGCGATGCGCTGCAGGCCCTGGCCTTCCAGTTGGTGACGCACACGGCCTGTCCTGCGGACCGCCGCCTGGAACTTGTCGCGGGGCTTGCTACGGCGGCGGGGTTGCGGGGCATGGTCGGCGGTCAAGCGCGCGATATCGCCGCCGAGAGCGCACAGACCCCGCTGACGCTGGAAGAGATCACCGCCCTTCAGGCCGGCAAGACCGGCGCGCTGATCTCATGGTCCTGCGGGGCGGGCGCCGTGATGGCGGGGCAAAGCACCGGCCCCCTGCGACGCTACGGTGACTGCCTTGGCCTCGCGTTCCAGATCTGGGACGACGTGCTGGACGTGGAAGGCGATGCCGCCACGGTCGGCAAGGCAGTGGGCAAGGACGCCGATCGCGGAAAGGCGACCTTCGTCAGCCTGCTCGGGATGGAGGGCGCGAAGGCGCGGGCTCAGGAACTCGTGCACGAAGCCTGCACTTCCCTCGACCTATACGGAGACGCGGCAGACGCCTTGCGGGACGCCGCCCGCTTCGTTATCTCGCGGCGGAACTGA
- the dxs gene encoding 1-deoxy-D-xylulose-5-phosphate synthase, protein MPDTTSDTRPNRPETPLLDRVHNPADLKQFSDAELKRVAQELREETISTVSETGGHLGAGLGVIELTVALHSVFDAPRDKIIWDVSHQCYPHKILTGRRDRIRTLRQKDGLSGFTKRSESPYDPFGAAHSSTSISAALGFAVARDLGGACDTGHGDAIAVIGDGAMSAGMAFEALNNAGHLKKRLIVILNDNEMSIAPPTGALSSYLTRLYAEAPFHDLKAAAKGAVSLLPEPFREGAKRAKEMLKGMAVGGTLFEELGFSYLGPIDGHDLDQLLPVLRTVKARATGPILIHALTRKGKGYSHAEHAADKGHARAKFDVVTGEQKKSPSNAPSYTKVFAEALMQEAAEDSRICAVTAAMPDGTGLDLFAERYPSRCFDVGIAEQHGVTFSAGLAAGGMRPFCAMYSTFLQRGYDQVVHDVAIQRLPVRFAIDRAGLVGADGATHAGSYDVAYLSNLPGFVVMAAADEAELKHMVATAAAHDEGPIAFRYPRGEGEGVEMPVRGVPLQIGVGRVMREGTRVAILSFGTRLGESIKAAEALEARGVSVTVADARFAKPLDRDLVLRLAREHEALITVEEGAVGGFGSHVAQLLAEEGVFDRGLKYRSMVLPDIFIDQASPRDMYAVAQLNAEDIEAKVLSALGVERLDKRA, encoded by the coding sequence ATGCCCGATACCACGTCCGACACCCGTCCGAACCGCCCCGAGACGCCCTTGCTCGACCGGGTTCATAACCCTGCCGACCTCAAGCAGTTCTCCGACGCGGAGTTGAAGCGCGTGGCGCAGGAGTTGCGGGAAGAGACGATCTCTACCGTGTCGGAAACCGGCGGTCACCTCGGCGCCGGTCTGGGTGTGATCGAGCTGACCGTGGCGCTGCATTCGGTCTTTGACGCACCGCGCGACAAGATCATCTGGGATGTGTCGCACCAGTGTTACCCGCACAAGATCCTGACCGGGCGGCGCGACCGCATCCGGACCCTTCGGCAGAAGGACGGTCTGTCGGGGTTCACCAAGCGTTCGGAGTCGCCCTACGATCCGTTCGGGGCGGCGCATTCGTCCACTTCGATTTCCGCCGCGCTGGGATTTGCCGTCGCGCGTGATCTGGGGGGGGCGTGCGACACCGGTCACGGTGACGCCATTGCGGTGATTGGGGACGGTGCAATGAGCGCCGGTATGGCCTTTGAGGCGCTGAACAACGCCGGCCACCTGAAGAAACGCTTGATCGTCATCCTGAACGACAACGAGATGAGCATAGCGCCGCCGACCGGCGCGTTGTCCTCCTACCTGACCCGGCTGTATGCCGAGGCGCCGTTTCACGACCTGAAGGCCGCCGCGAAAGGCGCGGTATCGCTGCTGCCGGAACCGTTCCGCGAAGGCGCCAAACGCGCCAAGGAAATGCTGAAAGGGATGGCGGTCGGGGGCACACTGTTCGAGGAACTGGGGTTTTCCTACCTCGGCCCGATTGACGGGCACGATCTTGACCAGTTGCTGCCCGTGCTGCGCACGGTGAAGGCGCGGGCGACGGGGCCGATCCTGATCCACGCGCTGACCCGCAAGGGCAAGGGCTACAGCCACGCGGAGCATGCCGCCGACAAAGGCCATGCCCGGGCGAAGTTCGACGTTGTCACGGGGGAGCAGAAGAAGTCGCCGTCGAACGCGCCGTCCTACACCAAGGTATTCGCCGAGGCGCTCATGCAGGAGGCGGCGGAAGACAGTCGTATCTGCGCGGTGACAGCCGCGATGCCGGATGGCACCGGGTTGGATCTGTTTGCGGAGCGTTATCCGTCGCGGTGCTTCGACGTGGGTATCGCCGAGCAGCACGGCGTGACGTTTAGCGCGGGTCTTGCCGCAGGGGGCATGCGCCCGTTCTGCGCGATGTACTCCACCTTCCTGCAACGCGGCTACGACCAGGTCGTGCACGACGTGGCCATCCAGCGGCTGCCTGTGCGCTTTGCCATCGACCGGGCGGGCCTCGTCGGTGCGGACGGTGCGACGCATGCCGGGTCCTACGACGTCGCCTACCTGTCGAACCTGCCCGGGTTCGTGGTCATGGCCGCCGCCGACGAAGCCGAACTGAAGCACATGGTCGCCACCGCAGCCGCGCATGACGAAGGCCCCATCGCCTTCCGTTATCCGCGTGGCGAGGGCGAAGGCGTCGAGATGCCGGTGCGTGGCGTGCCGTTACAGATCGGTGTGGGCCGGGTGATGCGCGAAGGCACGCGGGTCGCCATCCTGTCCTTCGGGACGCGCCTTGGCGAGAGCATCAAAGCGGCAGAGGCGCTGGAGGCCCGAGGCGTGTCGGTTACCGTGGCGGATGCACGTTTCGCCAAGCCGCTCGACCGTGATCTGGTGCTGCGGCTCGCGCGCGAACACGAGGCTCTGATCACCGTCGAAGAAGGGGCGGTGGGTGGCTTCGGGTCACATGTGGCGCAGCTTCTGGCCGAGGAAGGTGTCTTTGATCGCGGCCTGAAGTACCGCAGCATGGTTCTGCCCGACATCTTCATCGACCAGGCAAGCCCGCGCGACATGTACGCTGTGGCGCAACTGAACGCAGAGGACATCGAGGCGAAGGTGCTGTCCGCGCTGGGGGTCGAACGGCTGGACAAGCGGGCCTGA
- a CDS encoding response regulator, whose amino-acid sequence MSENDAHLLIVDDDERIRGLLQKFLVRNGFLVSAARDAAHARRLLLGLDFDMIVLDVMMPGEDGVSLTRGIRETSTVPILLLTARSETEDRIAGLEAGADDYLAKPFEPKELLLRINAILRRMPEPAAQETAPKLMTLGAVRYDIERGEMWRGEEIVRLTATEAQLMRIFSAKPGEALSRTRLVEELGRDKGQAQERAVDVQITRLRRKLESDPKQPRYLQTVRGAGYMLAPD is encoded by the coding sequence ATGAGTGAGAACGACGCCCATCTGCTGATCGTGGACGACGATGAGCGGATACGGGGGCTGCTGCAGAAGTTCCTTGTTCGGAACGGTTTTCTGGTAAGTGCCGCGCGCGATGCGGCCCATGCGCGGCGGTTGTTGCTGGGTCTGGATTTCGACATGATCGTGCTGGACGTGATGATGCCGGGCGAGGATGGCGTCAGCCTGACGCGCGGCATTCGCGAGACCTCGACGGTGCCGATCCTGCTGTTGACGGCCCGTTCAGAGACGGAGGATCGGATTGCCGGGCTAGAAGCCGGGGCGGACGACTACCTTGCCAAGCCGTTCGAGCCGAAGGAGCTGCTGCTCAGGATCAACGCGATCCTGCGGCGCATGCCGGAACCCGCCGCTCAGGAAACCGCTCCGAAGCTCATGACGCTTGGCGCGGTCCGCTACGACATCGAGCGCGGTGAAATGTGGCGTGGCGAAGAGATCGTGCGCCTGACCGCGACCGAAGCGCAGCTCATGCGTATCTTTTCCGCCAAGCCGGGTGAGGCGCTGAGCCGCACAAGGCTTGTCGAGGAACTGGGCCGTGACAAGGGGCAGGCACAAGAGCGCGCGGTGGACGTGCAGATCACCCGTTTGCGGCGCAAGCTGGAAAGCGATCCGAAGCAGCCGCGCTATCTGCAGACGGTGCGCGGCGCCGGATACATGCTTGCACCTGACTAA